One Brassica napus cultivar Da-Ae chromosome C2, Da-Ae, whole genome shotgun sequence DNA window includes the following coding sequences:
- the LOC106357292 gene encoding glutathione S-transferase DHAR3, chloroplastic isoform X1, whose translation MIRLRFQPSTVGVLSASVNRAWLTRRYGTNEPGSTRGFGTSAMAASPLEICVKASVTTPNKLGDCPFCQRVLLTMEEKHVPYDMKLVDLINKPEWFLKISPDGKVPLVKFNEKWVLDSDVITQSLEEKYPEPPLTTPPEKASVGSKIFSTFIGFLKSKDQGDGTEQALLNELSTFNDYLKENGPFINGEKISAVDLSLGPKLHHMKIALGHYKDWSVPDSLSFLKSYMENVFSRESFAKTQAQAEDVIAGWRPKVMA comes from the exons atgataagACTGAGGTTTCAACCAAGCACCGTCGGTGTTTTATCGGCGTCAGTCAACCGCGCCTGGTTAACCAGACGTTACGGTACGAATGAACCGGGATCGACTCGTGGGTTTGGAACGTCGGCGATGGCGGCGAGTCCTTTGGAAATTTGCGTCAAAGCTTCCGTCACTACACCCAACAAGCTTGGTGACT GCCCTTTTTGCCAAAGGGTGTTGCTGACTATGGAGGAGAAGCATGTACCTTATGACATGAAATTGGTGGATTTGATTAACAAGCCAGAGTG GTTCTTGAAAATTAGTCCAGATGGTAAAGTCCCTCTGGTAAAGTTTAATGAGAAATGGGTTCTGGATTCGGATGTTATAACACAATCTTTGGAAGAGAAGTACCCTGAGCCTCCTCTAACAACCCCACCAGAAAAGGCTTCAGT TGGGTCGAAGATCTTCTCCACATTTATCGGCTTTCTCAAGAGCAAAGATCAAGGAGATGGCACTGAGCAAGCTTtattgaatgagcttagtaCATTCAACGATTATCTCAAAGAAAAT GGACCTTTCATAAATGGGGAGAAGATTTCAGCAGTGGATTTGTCCTTAGGACCAAAGTTACACCACATGAAGATCGCATTGGGGCATTACAAGGATTGGTCTGTTCCAGATTCactttctttccttaaatcctACATGGAG AATGTTTTCTCGAGGGAATCATTCGCGAAAACACAAGCTCAAGCAGAGGATGTAATTGCTGGTTGGAGACCGAAGGTGATGGCCTGA
- the LOC106357292 gene encoding glutathione S-transferase DHAR3, chloroplastic isoform X3, with translation MIRLRFQPSTVGVLSASVNRAWLTRRYGTNEPGSTRGFGTSAMAASPLEICVKASVTTPNKLGDCPFCQRVLLTMEEKHVPYDMKLVDLINKPEWFLKISPDGKVPLVKFNEKWVLDSDVITQSLEEKYPEPPLTTPPEKASVGSKIFSTFIGFLKSKDQGDGTEQALLNELSTFNDYLKENGPFINGEKISAVDLSLGPKLHHMKIALGHYKDWSVPDSLSFLKSYMEMIYRMFSRGNHSRKHKLKQRM, from the exons atgataagACTGAGGTTTCAACCAAGCACCGTCGGTGTTTTATCGGCGTCAGTCAACCGCGCCTGGTTAACCAGACGTTACGGTACGAATGAACCGGGATCGACTCGTGGGTTTGGAACGTCGGCGATGGCGGCGAGTCCTTTGGAAATTTGCGTCAAAGCTTCCGTCACTACACCCAACAAGCTTGGTGACT GCCCTTTTTGCCAAAGGGTGTTGCTGACTATGGAGGAGAAGCATGTACCTTATGACATGAAATTGGTGGATTTGATTAACAAGCCAGAGTG GTTCTTGAAAATTAGTCCAGATGGTAAAGTCCCTCTGGTAAAGTTTAATGAGAAATGGGTTCTGGATTCGGATGTTATAACACAATCTTTGGAAGAGAAGTACCCTGAGCCTCCTCTAACAACCCCACCAGAAAAGGCTTCAGT TGGGTCGAAGATCTTCTCCACATTTATCGGCTTTCTCAAGAGCAAAGATCAAGGAGATGGCACTGAGCAAGCTTtattgaatgagcttagtaCATTCAACGATTATCTCAAAGAAAAT GGACCTTTCATAAATGGGGAGAAGATTTCAGCAGTGGATTTGTCCTTAGGACCAAAGTTACACCACATGAAGATCGCATTGGGGCATTACAAGGATTGGTCTGTTCCAGATTCactttctttccttaaatcctACATGGAG ATGATTTACAGAATGTTTTCTCGAGGGAATCATTCGCGAAAACACAAGCTCAAGCAGAGGATGTAA
- the LOC106357293 gene encoding glycosyl hydrolase 5 family protein-like, protein MARSIYLCTFLLFITWIPILSTSFPLSTKTRWIIDEKGQRVKLACVNWPAHLQPAVAEGLSKQPLDSISKKIVSMGFNCVRLTWPLDLMTNDTLALKITVKQSFESLKLFDDALGIQTHNPKILNLPIFNAFQEVVSNLGQNGLMVILDNHLTYPGWCCSDNDLDAFFGYPNFDPVIWAKGLGKMATLFRNVTNVIGMSLRNEPRGTRDYPDLWFRFMPKGAEAVHAANPEVLVILSGIDFDTNLSFLRDRFFNVSFTDKLVFEQHWYSFSHEGGAWVKHNSNDICAKIIGEVNHNGGFLLDRGFPLILSEFGTDERGVDVSGNRYMNCLVAWAAEKDLDWAVWALTGDYYLRTGTKHMVETYGVLDATWKNVRNSTYLQKLSGIQHPFRGPGLQEKKLVLHPHTGLCVTTNHSGNVPTLRLELCTKSEPSTFNPKEGILWISKMCVETPDVAGQKVKLGVGSKCSKLGQISATKMHLSFKTSNGLLLCLDVDERDNSIVANPCKCLTKDASCDPASQWFKVL, encoded by the exons GATGGATCATAGACGAGAAAGGCCAAAGGGTGAAGCTAGCCTGCGTGAACTGGCCCGCTCATCTCCAGCCTGCTGTGGCTGAAGGTCTAAGCAAACAGCCATTAGACTCCATTTCCAAGAAGATTGTCTCGATGGGATTTAACTGCGTTAGGCTCACTTGGCCTCTTGATTTGATGACTAATGACACACTGGCTCTTAAAATCACGGTCAAACAGTCTTTTGAAAGCTTGAAGTTGTTTGATGATGCTCTTGGGATTCAAACTCACAATCCCAAAATCCTTAATCTTCCCATATTCAATGCATTccag GAAGTTGTATCGAACCTTGGACAAAACGGATTGATGGTGATACTAGACAACCACTTGACATATCCAGGCTGGTGTTGCAGCGACAACGACCTCGACGCTTTCTTCGGCTACCCTAACTTTGATCCCGTCATTTGGGCCAAGGGCTTGGGCAAGATGGCTACTCTTTTCCGCAATGTTACTAATGTCATTGGCATGAGCCTTAGGAACGAGCCACGTGGTACTAGAGATTACCCTGACCTCTGGTTCAG GTTCATGCCAAAAGGAGCAGAAGCAGTGCACGCCGCAAACCCTGAAGTATTAGTCATCCTCTCCGGCATAGACTTTGACACAAACCTCTCTTTCCTCCGTGACCGCTTCTTCAACGTCAGCTTCACCGATAAACTCGTCTTCGAGCAGCATTGGTACAGCTTCTCCCACGAGGGAGGCGCGTGGGTAAAACACAACTCCAACGATATTTGCGCCAAAATCATCGGGGAAGTCAATCATAATGGAGGATTCTTGCTCGACAGAGGCTTTCCTTTGATTTTGAGTGAGTTTGGGACTGACGAGAGAGGCGTTGACGTCAGCGGAAACCGGTATATGAATTGTTTGGTGGCTTGGGCTGCTGAGAAGGATTTGGATTGGGCGGTTTGGGCATTAACCGGAGATTATTATTTGAGAACCGGTACAAAACATATGGTTGAGACTTATGGCGTTTTGGATGCTACTTGGAAAAACGTCAGAAACTCTACTTACTTGCAGAAACTCTCCGGAATTCAACATCCATTTAGAG gaCCCGGTTTACAAGAGAAAAAACTTGTTTTGCACCCACATACTGGCTTATGTGTCACCACCAACCACTCAGGCAATGTACCCACACTTCGACTTGAACTATGCACTAAATCCGAGCCATCGACCTTTAATCCCAAGGAAGGCATTCTCTGGATCAGTAAAATGTGCGTTGAAACTCCAGATGTTGCTGGACAAAAGGTGAAGCTTGGAGTTGGCTCTAAGTGCTCTAAGTTGGGACAAATCTCAGCTACTAAGATGCATTTGTCGTTTAAGACAAGTAATGGCTTGTTACTATGTCTTGACGTGGATGAACGTGACAACAGCATTGTCGCAAACCCTTGCAAGTGTTTGACTAAGGATGCTTCGTGTGATCCAGCGAGCCAGTGGTTCAAAGTTCTTtaa
- the LOC106357292 gene encoding glutathione S-transferase DHAR3, chloroplastic isoform X2 encodes MIRLRFQPSTVGVLSASVNRAWLTRRYGTNEPGSTRGFGTSAMAASPLEICVKASVTTPNKLGPFCQRVLLTMEEKHVPYDMKLVDLINKPEWFLKISPDGKVPLVKFNEKWVLDSDVITQSLEEKYPEPPLTTPPEKASVGSKIFSTFIGFLKSKDQGDGTEQALLNELSTFNDYLKENGPFINGEKISAVDLSLGPKLHHMKIALGHYKDWSVPDSLSFLKSYMENVFSRESFAKTQAQAEDVIAGWRPKVMA; translated from the exons atgataagACTGAGGTTTCAACCAAGCACCGTCGGTGTTTTATCGGCGTCAGTCAACCGCGCCTGGTTAACCAGACGTTACGGTACGAATGAACCGGGATCGACTCGTGGGTTTGGAACGTCGGCGATGGCGGCGAGTCCTTTGGAAATTTGCGTCAAAGCTTCCGTCACTACACCCAACAAGCTTG GCCCTTTTTGCCAAAGGGTGTTGCTGACTATGGAGGAGAAGCATGTACCTTATGACATGAAATTGGTGGATTTGATTAACAAGCCAGAGTG GTTCTTGAAAATTAGTCCAGATGGTAAAGTCCCTCTGGTAAAGTTTAATGAGAAATGGGTTCTGGATTCGGATGTTATAACACAATCTTTGGAAGAGAAGTACCCTGAGCCTCCTCTAACAACCCCACCAGAAAAGGCTTCAGT TGGGTCGAAGATCTTCTCCACATTTATCGGCTTTCTCAAGAGCAAAGATCAAGGAGATGGCACTGAGCAAGCTTtattgaatgagcttagtaCATTCAACGATTATCTCAAAGAAAAT GGACCTTTCATAAATGGGGAGAAGATTTCAGCAGTGGATTTGTCCTTAGGACCAAAGTTACACCACATGAAGATCGCATTGGGGCATTACAAGGATTGGTCTGTTCCAGATTCactttctttccttaaatcctACATGGAG AATGTTTTCTCGAGGGAATCATTCGCGAAAACACAAGCTCAAGCAGAGGATGTAATTGCTGGTTGGAGACCGAAGGTGATGGCCTGA